The genomic segment CCGTGCGCGCCTACCTCGGTGATGTCGTGTCCCTCCTGGCGTTCCTCCACGACATCCCGGAGGACGTCGACCTCGACACGGTGTCCGAGGCCGCCGGCGAAGGCACTGCGATCGAGGACCGATTCGACGACCTCGACGTCGGTGTCCTCAGAGCCTGGCTCGCTCGCCAGCACGAGCAGGGGCGGAGCCGTACCACACTTGCCCGGCGCGCGGCGTCGGCGCGCACCTTCACGGCCTGGGTCTCGCGGCGGGGACTGCTGCCGTCCGACCCGGGTGCCAGGCTGTCCTCGCCACGCCCGCACCGCACTCTCCCCGGGGTTCTCCGCCGGGACGAGGTCGACAACCTGATGCGTGCCAGCGCCAGTGGGGCCGAACAGGGAGATCCTCTCGCACTGCGTGATCACGCCCTGATCGAGTTGCTGTACGCCACAGGTGTGCGAATCTCAGAACTGTGCGGACTGGATATCGACGACGTCGAGTTCGAGCGTCGAATGGTCCGAGTTCTGGGAAAGGGGAGGAAAGAACGTATGGTGCCGTTCGGCCTGCCTGCGGAGCGATCGCTGCGATCGTGGTTGGGGCAGGGGCGCCCTCACCTGGTGACGCGCGACTCGGGGTCCGCGCTCTTCCTCGGTGCCCGAGGCGGCCGGGTGGACCCGCGAACGGTACGCCGTGTGGTGCACCACGCCGTGGCGGCTGTGCCCGGTGCCGGCGACGTCGGGCCGCACGGGCTACGGCACTCCGCGGCCACGCACATGCTCGACGGCGGGGCCGACCTTCGCAGCGTTCAGGAACTGCTCGGTCACGCTACGCTGGCCACGACGCAGCTCTACACTCACGTGACAGTCGAGCGGCTGAAGGCGATTCATGACCAGACCCACCCCCGTGCCCGGTGAGGCCGCCACTGCCGACGCGGGACCGCAGGTCCCGTCGCAGGACGGTCGGGAAGGCGCGAAGGTCATGACCACAGCACCGACCGACGTCGGACCGAGTGGGCCCCACGTCGACGATCGGACGGCGACATCCGGCGCCGAGTCCCTCTCGACGCCGGTCCCCGACGTCGCCGCACCGCCGGCCACCGAGCCGACCTCGGCAGCGAACACCGACTCCGCCGGTGCGGACGGTGTCGCGGAACCGACCATCGCGGCGTTGTGGCGAGAGTTCTCCCGGGCGCCGAGCCAGCGGGTCCGCGACCGTCTCGTGCTCCACTACGCGCCGCTCGTCAAGTACGTCGCGGGCCGGGTCGGCACCGGTCTTCCCACGCACATCGACGTGGCCGACTTGATCCAGTCCGGCATCTTCGGCCTGGTGGACGCGATCGAGAAGTTCGATCCCGGCCGAGGCCTCCGCTTCGAGACGTACGCGATGCAGCGCATCCGCGGAGCCATCCTCGACGACCTGCGCTCGCAGGACTGGGTCCCGCGTGTGGTGCGCAGCAGGGCTCGCGAGGTCGAACGCGCACACGAACGGCTCGGCGCTCGGTTGCGTCGCACGCCCACGGACGCGGAGGTCGCGGCCGAGCTCGGCATCTCGCTGCGCGAACTGCGCGACCTCTACGGCCAGTTGAGGTTGACCAGCGTGTTGGCGCTCGACGACCTCATGGGGCCGAACAAGGAGAGCGGCACGGGGTCGCCTGCCGACACGCTGCCGGACGACGACGCGGTGGACCCTGCCGCGATCCTCGTCGACCAGGACAACCGCAAGCAGTTGGCGGAGGCCGTGGCGCAGCTGAACGAGCGTGACCGCATCGTGGTCAGCCTGTACTACTTCGAGAACCTCACGCTCGCCGAGATCGGCAAGGTACTGGGCGTCACGGAGTCGCGGGTCAGTCAGTTGCACACCCGTGCGGTGCTGCGGCTGCGGGCGAAGCTCGTGGAGAACGCGGGATCCTGAAACGCCTGGGATCCTTGCCGAGCACCTGAGCCGGGACTGGCGTCAGGGCGGCGCCGTACTCCCGATCCACGGTTTGAGTCGAAGCGTCCCCTGCGGCATGACCAGACGAAGCGGGTCGAGGTAGTCGTCACCGCGCCGCACGCCCCAGTGCAGGCAGGCCTGCGCGGGACAGCCGAGGTGCCCGGCGACGACGGTGCCGATCACCTGTCCACGGTGTACCCGCTCGCCCGCCGAGACCGACCAGCGCAGAGGTTCGTAGGTGGTGCGCAGACCCGCGTCGTGGTCGATGGACACCACGCCGCGTCCGGCCACGGAGCCCGCGAAGACCACGAGCCCGTCCGCCGAGGCCAGCACCTGCTGTCCCGGCGCGGCTGCGAGATCGATCCCGCGATGCCCCGCGGCATACGGGCTCGGTGGTCGGTCGAACGGCCGCACCGGGCTCGAAGGAGCCGCCAGAGGCCACGCGAACCTCGGTGGCTCGGTGGGGAAGTCCGCGGACGAGCTCGGTTCGGCGGTCGCCGCCCGCGCCGCGGCGACCGGTCCGGTGGTGGGCATGGTCGTCAGGACGGCGAGCACACCGCCCCCGACGAGCAGCGGGAGCACCAGGAGCACCAGGAGCACGGAACGGACGAGGAGCGTGGGCACTGTGGCGCGGGCGCGCGGAGTCGCGGAGGCCATGGGGACAGCCTCGGCGAGGTGATGGTCTGACGGGAGGGGCGAGCAACAAGCTGTGGACAACTTCGGGCAGTCGGGCGGTCGTCCCACCGCGGCCTGTGGACAAGTGGCCGCCGAGTCGAGGCAGGTCCCGGGCGCCGCGTACACTGATTCGCGCAGTCTGTGCTCGCACAGCTGACTTCGCGTGCACGTGCGCGCTTCGTACGCCAGGACCCGTCCATGGTGCACGAAGCACGGGTGCTCGGCGGTCTCCCGGGTGCGCTCCCGGGAGTCCGAGCGTCCGCACGGCACCAGGGCGGGGCACCACCCGGTTCTCCGCGGTAACCGGCAACGCGCGCCCTCGCGGCGTGCTCGAGACAGAAGAGGTGCGAATCAGGCCATGGCCGTCGTCACCATGAAGCAGTTGCTCGATTCCGGCGTGCACTTCGGGCACCAGACCCGCCGCTGGAACCCGAAGATGAAGCGCTACATCCTCACCGAGCGCAACGGCATCTACATCATCGACCTGCAGCAGACGCTGTCGTACATCGACCGCGCCTTCGAGTTCGTGAAGGAGACGGTCGCTCACGGCGGCACGATCCTGTTCGTCGGCACCAAGAAGCAGGCGCAGGAAGCCATCGCGAACGAGGCGCTGCGGGTGGGTATGCCCTTCGTCAACCAGCGCTGGCTGGGCGGCATGCTGACCAACTTCCAGACGGTGCACCGGCGTCTCCAGCGGCTCAAGGAGCTGGAGTCGCAGGAGCAGACCGGCGGTTTCCAGGGGCTGACCAAGCGCGAGATCCTCACCCTGACCCGGGAGAAGGACAAGCTGGAGCGGACCCTCGGCGGTATCCGTGACATGGCCAAGGTGCCCAGCGCCGTGTGGATCGTGGACACGAAGAAGGAGCACATCGCCGTCAACGAGGCGCGGAAGCTCAACATCCCCGTCGTGGCGATCCTCGACACCAACTGCGACCCGGACGAGGTCGACTACCCGATCCCGGGCAACGACGACGCCATCCGCTCGGCGGCTCTGCTGACCAAGGTGGTCGCCGAGGCCGCGGCCGCGGGTCTGATGGCGCGGTCCGGCCGTAACGGTGCCGCCGCCGAGGGCGAGGACAAGCCCGCCGTGGCGACGGACGAGCCGCTGCCCGAGTGGGAGCAGGCGCTGCTGGCCGGCTCGGAGGCCGGGGGCTCGGAGCAGTCGAGCGAGCAGACTCCCGCTTCCTGACCACCTTTTCACCGCGTACCGCACGAAGGAACGGACTAACGCACGATGGCGAACTACACCGCGGCAGATGTGAAGCGCCTTCGCGAGCTCACGGGCTCCGGCATGATGGACTGCAAGAAGGCCCTGGAGCAGAACGACGGCGACTTCGACAAGGCCGTCGAGTTCTTGCGCGTCAAGGGCGCGAAGGATGTCGGCAAGCGTGCCGAGCGGGCGACCGCCGAGGGCCTCGTCGCCGGTGACGGCGGCGTGCTGATCGAGCTCAACTCCGAGACCGACTTCGTCGCCAAGAACGAGGCGTTCGGCTCCCTGGCCGAGCAGATCGTCGAGGCGGCCAAGAAGGTCCGCACCAACGACGTGGAGCAGCTCAAGAACGCCGAGATCGAGAGCGGCAAGACGGTCGCCGAGGCGATCCAGGAGCTGTCGGCCAAGATCGGCGAGAAGCTGGAACTGCGTCGCGTGGTCAGCTTCGAGGGCAAGGTCAACACCTACCTGCACCGTCGGGGCGCGGGCCTGCCGCCCGCGGTCGGCGTGCTCGTGGAGTACACCGGCGACAACGAGGAGGCCGCCCGTGCGGCTGCTCTCCAGGTCGCGGCGCTGAAGCCCAAGTACCTGACCCGCGACGAGGTGCCCGCCGACATCGTCGAGAACGAGCGTCGGATCGCCGAGCAGACCGCTCGCGAGGAGGGCAAGCCGGAGCAGGCGATGCCGAAGATCGTGGAGGGCAAGGTCAACGCCTTCTACAAGGACGTCGTGCTGCTGGAGCAGCCGTCGGTCACGGACAACAAGAAGACGGTCAAGGCCCTGCTCGACGAGGCAGGCGTGACCGTCACCCGGTTCGCACGTTTCGAGGTCGGCCAGGCATAGCCTGCCGGTCCGGCAGTTGTGCCCCGTCTCCCGCCAGTCCAGGAGGCGGGGCACAGTTGTGAGAAGCGGCGGCACACGAGCACGACAGCGGGCGGAGGCGAGATGAACGAGGACGGTAGCGCCAGGTCGGGCCACGGTTACCGACGGGTGCTGCTCAAACTGGGCGGCGAGATGTTCGGCGGCGGCTCCGTCGGTGTCGATCCGGACGTGGTGCACTCGGTGGCTGCGCAGATAGCCGATGTGGTGCGTAACGGCGTGCAGGTGGCCGTGGTCATCGGTGGCGGCAACTTCTTCCGCGGGGCGGAGCTGTCGCAGCGTGGCCTCGACCGGGACCGCGCCGACTACATGGCCATGTTGGGCACCGTGATGAACTCGCTGGCCCTGCAGGACTTCCTGGAGAAGGAAGGCGTACCCACCAGGGTGCAGACAGCGATTACGATGGGTCAGGTCGCCGAACCGTACATTCCCCGCCGTGCCGAGCGGCATCTCGAGAAGGGTCGTGTCGTCATCTTCGGCGCGGGAACGGGTATGCCGTACTTCTCGACCGACACCGCCGCGGCTCAGCGGGCTCTCGAGATCGGCTGCGACGTGGTGCTGATGGCCAAGGCCGTCGACGGCGTCTACACCGCCGACCCACGTGTCGACCCCGGCGCGAAGCTGTTCGACGAGATCAGCCATCGCGAGGTCCTGGAGCAGGGACTCAAGGTCGCCGACGCGACGGCCTTCAGCCTGTGCATGGACAACAACATGCCGATGATCGTGTTCAACCTTCTCACCGAGGGCAACATAGCTCGCGCGGTGAGTGGTGAGAGGATCGGCACATTGGTCAGTACACCGACACATCTGGAGTAGCCGTGATCGACGAGACCCTCTTCGACGCCGAAGAAAAGATGGAGAAAGCGGTCTCCTTCGCCAAGGAGGACTTGGCGTCGGTGCGCACCGGCAGGGCGACTCCCGCGATGTTCTCGCGCGTCGTCGTCGAGTACTACGGTGCCCCCACGCCGCTCAACCAGCTCGCGAGCATCACCATCCCCGAAGCGCGCATGGCCGTCGTCAAACCGTACGACGCGTCGCAGCTGAACACCATCGAGAAGGCGATCCGCGATTCCGACCTGGGCGTGAACCCCACGAACGACGGCAACATCATCCGTGTGGTGATCCCCCAGCTGACGGAGGAACGCCGCCGCGAGATGGTGAAGGTCGCCAAGAGCAAGGGGGAGGAAGCGCGTATCTCCATCCGCGGGGTGCGCAGGAAGGCCAAGGAGGAGCTCGACCGGATCGCCAAGGACGGCGAAGCCGGTGAGGACGAGGTCGCCAGGGCCGAGAAGGAGCTGCAGAACCTGACGGACCGCTACGTCCATCAGGTCGAGGAGCTCGTCAAGAACAAGGAAGCCGAGCTCCTCGAGGTCTGATGACTACAGTGAGCGACCATCAGGGGGAGCGCGAGGACGCGGCTGAACCCGACGGGTCAGAGGAACCAGCGAGGAAAGCCTCCAAGGCCGGGCGGGACCTCCCGGCTGCCATCGGTGTCGGGGTCGCGTTGGGCGCGGCGATCCTGGGCTCCTTGTTCACGGTCCGCTACCTGTTCATCGGCGTGATCGCGGCGGCGATCGTGGTCGGCACGATCGAGCTCGCGGGCGCGTTCCGCCGAGCGGCGAACGTGCGCATCTCGCTGGTGCCCGTTCTCGTGGGCGGGCAGGCGATGATCTGGCTGGCCTGGCCGTTCGGCCAGCAGGGCGCCGTGACGGCGTTCGTCGTCACCGTGCTCGCCTGCCTGCTGTGGCGGCTGCCGTCGGGAGCTGACGGCTATCTTCGGGACGTCAGCGCGTCGGTGTTCGCGGCGGCCTACCTGCCGTTGTTCGCGTCGTTCGCCGCGATGCTCGTGCCGCCGGAGGACGGTGTCGGCCGCGTGCTGTCCTTCATGATCGTGGTGGTCGCGTGCGACACCGGCGGCTACATCGCGGGCGTGCTCCGCGGTAGACACCCGATGGCGC from the Saccharomonospora azurea NA-128 genome contains:
- the tsf gene encoding translation elongation factor Ts, whose protein sequence is MANYTAADVKRLRELTGSGMMDCKKALEQNDGDFDKAVEFLRVKGAKDVGKRAERATAEGLVAGDGGVLIELNSETDFVAKNEAFGSLAEQIVEAAKKVRTNDVEQLKNAEIESGKTVAEAIQELSAKIGEKLELRRVVSFEGKVNTYLHRRGAGLPPAVGVLVEYTGDNEEAARAAALQVAALKPKYLTRDEVPADIVENERRIAEQTAREEGKPEQAMPKIVEGKVNAFYKDVVLLEQPSVTDNKKTVKALLDEAGVTVTRFARFEVGQA
- a CDS encoding FliA/WhiG family RNA polymerase sigma factor; this encodes MTRPTPVPGEAATADAGPQVPSQDGREGAKVMTTAPTDVGPSGPHVDDRTATSGAESLSTPVPDVAAPPATEPTSAANTDSAGADGVAEPTIAALWREFSRAPSQRVRDRLVLHYAPLVKYVAGRVGTGLPTHIDVADLIQSGIFGLVDAIEKFDPGRGLRFETYAMQRIRGAILDDLRSQDWVPRVVRSRAREVERAHERLGARLRRTPTDAEVAAELGISLRELRDLYGQLRLTSVLALDDLMGPNKESGTGSPADTLPDDDAVDPAAILVDQDNRKQLAEAVAQLNERDRIVVSLYYFENLTLAEIGKVLGVTESRVSQLHTRAVLRLRAKLVENAGS
- the frr gene encoding ribosome recycling factor, which gives rise to MIDETLFDAEEKMEKAVSFAKEDLASVRTGRATPAMFSRVVVEYYGAPTPLNQLASITIPEARMAVVKPYDASQLNTIEKAIRDSDLGVNPTNDGNIIRVVIPQLTEERRREMVKVAKSKGEEARISIRGVRRKAKEELDRIAKDGEAGEDEVARAEKELQNLTDRYVHQVEELVKNKEAELLEV
- a CDS encoding tyrosine recombinase XerC, encoding MTTKRSRRREGGSLVARLRSALPRRVAELVSDFEDHLRDERDLSPNTVRAYLGDVVSLLAFLHDIPEDVDLDTVSEAAGEGTAIEDRFDDLDVGVLRAWLARQHEQGRSRTTLARRAASARTFTAWVSRRGLLPSDPGARLSSPRPHRTLPGVLRRDEVDNLMRASASGAEQGDPLALRDHALIELLYATGVRISELCGLDIDDVEFERRMVRVLGKGRKERMVPFGLPAERSLRSWLGQGRPHLVTRDSGSALFLGARGGRVDPRTVRRVVHHAVAAVPGAGDVGPHGLRHSAATHMLDGGADLRSVQELLGHATLATTQLYTHVTVERLKAIHDQTHPRAR
- the rpsB gene encoding 30S ribosomal protein S2, with translation MAVVTMKQLLDSGVHFGHQTRRWNPKMKRYILTERNGIYIIDLQQTLSYIDRAFEFVKETVAHGGTILFVGTKKQAQEAIANEALRVGMPFVNQRWLGGMLTNFQTVHRRLQRLKELESQEQTGGFQGLTKREILTLTREKDKLERTLGGIRDMAKVPSAVWIVDTKKEHIAVNEARKLNIPVVAILDTNCDPDEVDYPIPGNDDAIRSAALLTKVVAEAAAAGLMARSGRNGAAAEGEDKPAVATDEPLPEWEQALLAGSEAGGSEQSSEQTPAS
- a CDS encoding M23 family metallopeptidase — protein: MASATPRARATVPTLLVRSVLLVLLVLPLLVGGGVLAVLTTMPTTGPVAAARAATAEPSSSADFPTEPPRFAWPLAAPSSPVRPFDRPPSPYAAGHRGIDLAAAPGQQVLASADGLVVFAGSVAGRGVVSIDHDAGLRTTYEPLRWSVSAGERVHRGQVIGTVVAGHLGCPAQACLHWGVRRGDDYLDPLRLVMPQGTLRLKPWIGSTAPP
- the pyrH gene encoding UMP kinase → MNEDGSARSGHGYRRVLLKLGGEMFGGGSVGVDPDVVHSVAAQIADVVRNGVQVAVVIGGGNFFRGAELSQRGLDRDRADYMAMLGTVMNSLALQDFLEKEGVPTRVQTAITMGQVAEPYIPRRAERHLEKGRVVIFGAGTGMPYFSTDTAAAQRALEIGCDVVLMAKAVDGVYTADPRVDPGAKLFDEISHREVLEQGLKVADATAFSLCMDNNMPMIVFNLLTEGNIARAVSGERIGTLVSTPTHLE
- a CDS encoding phosphatidate cytidylyltransferase, with the translated sequence MTTVSDHQGEREDAAEPDGSEEPARKASKAGRDLPAAIGVGVALGAAILGSLFTVRYLFIGVIAAAIVVGTIELAGAFRRAANVRISLVPVLVGGQAMIWLAWPFGQQGAVTAFVVTVLACLLWRLPSGADGYLRDVSASVFAAAYLPLFASFAAMLVPPEDGVGRVLSFMIVVVACDTGGYIAGVLRGRHPMAPRISPKKTWEGFAGSLTAGITGGALAVVLLLDGQAWQGVLFGAAIVVTATVGDLMESLIKRDLGIKDMGNTLPGHGGLMDRLDSLLPSAVVSWLLLSAFVPV